In Populus nigra chromosome 10, ddPopNigr1.1, whole genome shotgun sequence, the following proteins share a genomic window:
- the LOC133704752 gene encoding protein TIME FOR COFFEE-like isoform X2 produces MDRNREARRVSLAASNGLSRRRHRSSSLRDSPEDDGPVELQETTRLRDRKKDRDRDRDRDRDREKDRERDRISGRSKRRRGERLMHGSNREDGERDDSSDEESVNDDEYEDDDDAVGVAGSSMRMLPPNPSSLSSSSMSNHHHRKSFPPPAKVFRAAPTTINTTAAVTPWKAPDEMIGVSVPRKARSASTKRSHECWVSSGGGVGSEQTHRQASTSPKPNGPKQKPPKSSSKPNSSAQDEIEFEIAEVLYGLLRQPQAPSKQEIVGNDSTKFDSRENHNKSTSDAKSRVSSPISNSQSTVPQSSSIPQSNSSSSAAPMSAIAPKRKRPRPVKYEDEHPPNFPARNSSILSTAKIDIDQPAKIESSPNIEKNLGSAAENGGVSCDLLANQAAPATTEAQLQEVVKPENHPSSDSKPMTEESECRDLGEPKEEPKSPMKESTPGLRFDDGSESLTANKANVMASEIDSQREEKFQIDLMAPPSRSSPERDIETDFVAVDPKSMVTNGETEKKPMMVKEDEKALKTGKENMNVEPEEKKTKVTGEEVESQKPIVNEERNIDLQLDLEKADRDSATVTVSRNKLLQHVQKQQQPNIEKIAPQSSSLPLPMSMTGWPGGLPHMGYMAPLQGVVSMDGSAVSSAALQPPHLIFSQPRPKRCATHCYIARNIHCHQQIIRMNPFWPPAGAPALQYGAKASNMNVVPSTDLHAVRGGNSVEKGQGLAIFPGPAGKDKNSQAANSVDAAQRKQILLQQALPPGAHSNILHGPTFIFPMNQQQAAAAAAASVRPGSVKSSPAAGSVASSSSSSSASISATAGATAMSFNYPNFPGNETQYLAILQNGAYPIPIPAHVGPPTTAYRGTHPQAMPLFNGSFYSSRMVHPSQLQQQQQQQQQQQQQQQPSTQTQQSQQGHQNPSISSGSSSSQKHLQNQQHKPHGSAGSGNLQGFPCPKNQPPQSLPNHQRQLMQNQNVTHQARQLESELGGEDSPSTADSRVSRANMSIYGQNLMPIHPANFALMNPPPMGSAHSASGNTGEKKSQQPQTQVSKAGVEPLASQTFAMSFAPINGTTASPGLDISSLAQNHALLQSLPEAARHGYHHFIAAAQATQQKNYRVSEEGKCGGNDTSNVEEERKAMAGGKTPLSAGQSIVFSRPDLTDSPVSTMPVNNVVDSSARNLNLGSAPARTSGSFMSATIGTVNAPSMQQQMQRNHHHQQQQQWNQQIFQLQKQQQFAAAAAASTRSKTPATSNGSVYSDHISSSSSAATKFPNALSAFPQNLVQSSSSPAQSPQWKSSARTTTSQVPSSSLTSSSSTLKNLPQQQGRTQQSNSHISFAANQKSSASPQGQPNPSSNQSSSPPLVVGSPTTSISKSAGGSPRTSTSTSNKGGQSSQQSKNSASVPVQKSSPVGGRNIPSILGYPHNSSSSNPGAKPQLSHQQQQQQQHLTKHALQQAQLIYSNAAFMQAQAQAQHVANSTNVASATSGFYLQRHRSEPQPQPHGAPATSSTGMLSLCHPVTLANTSTTDPAKAVAAAANNMKGGGLPPQGLIHAQFAAVQPSGKPHQILPAGFSYVHPVPTAVQVKKPAEQKQPAGE; encoded by the exons ATGGATAGAAACAGAGAAGCAAGAAGAGTGAGTTTGGCGGCTAGTAATGGCTTGTCTAGAAGAAGACATAGAAGTAGCAGTCTAAGAGACTCTCCAG AAGATGATGGACCAGTGGAGTTGCAAGAAACAACGAGGCTACGAGATCGGAAAAAAGATCGAGATCGGGACAGAGATAGGGACCGAGACCGTGAAAAAGACCGAGAGAGAGACCGGATTAGCGGCAGGAGTAAAAGGCGGAGAGGGGAGAGATTGATGCACGGGAGTAACAGAGAAGATGGAGAGCGAGACGATAGCTCAGACGAAGAGAGCGTTAACGATGACGAATATGAAGATGACGATGACGCAGTTGGTGTTGCTGGGAGTTCCATGAGGATGCTGCCACCGAATCcttcttctttatcttcttcttctatgtCTAATCATCATCATCGGAAGAGCTTTCCGCCGCCGGCCAAAGTTTTTAGAGCCGCGCCGACGACGATAAATACCACGGCAGCAGTAACACCGTGGAAGGCTCCTGATGAAATGATTGGCGTGTCGGTGCCTAGAAAAGCTCGGTCAG CATCCACTAAGAGGTCACATGAATGTTGGGTTTCAAGTGGTGGCGGAGTTGGTAGCGAGCAAACTCACCGGCAAGCTTCGACATCTCCG AAGCCAAATGGACCGAAACAGAAACCACCTAAATCTTCTTCGAAACCCAACTCTTCAGCACAAGATGAGATTGAGTTTGAGATTGCTGAGGTGTTGTATGGATTGTTGAGGCAACCACAAGCACCTTCAAAGCAAGAAATAGTGGGAAATGATTCGACAAAGTTTGATTCCAGAGAAAATCATAATAAGTCTACTAGTGATGCTAAATCCAGAGTTTCCTCGCCGATCTCTAACTCACAGTCAACTGTTCCTCAGTCATCTTCAATTCCTCAATCTAATTCTAGTTCCTCTGCTGCTCCTATGTCTGCAATTG CACCGAAGAGGAAGAGACCGCGACCAGTAAAGTATGAAGATGAGCATCCCCCAAATTTTCCTGCTCGCAATAGTTCCATTTTGTCAACGGCCAAGATTGACATTGATCAGCCTGCAAAAATTGAATCTTCTCCTAATATAGAGAAGAATTTGGGATCTGCAGCTGAAAATGGTGGAGTTTCATGTGATTTACTGGCCAATCAAGCTGCTCCGGCGACAACAGAGGCGCAGCTGCAGGAGGTTGTTAAGCCGGAGAATCATCCGTCATCGGATTCCAAGCCCATGACTGAAGAATCAGAATGTAGAGATTTGGGTGAACCTAAAGAAGAACCTAAGTCTCCTATGAAGGAATCCACTCCTGGCCTTAGATTTGATGATGGTTCCGAGAGTTTGACAGCAAATAAAGC GAATGTGATGGCCTCTGAGATTGATAGCCAGCGAGAAGAAAAGTTCCAGATCGATCTGATG GCTCCTCCATCAAGATCATCTCCAGAAAGGGACATTGAGACTGATTTTGTGGCTGTAGATCCTAAATCTATGGTCACAAATGGGGAAACG GAAAAGAAGCCTATGATGGTCAAAGAAGACGAGAAAGCATTAAAAACTGGGAAGGAAAATATGAATGTGGAACCTGAAGAGAAAAAGACAAAAGTTACAGGAGAAGAAGTTGAATCCCAGAAGCCTATTGTTAATGAAGAGAGGAATATTGATCTCCAGCTGGATTTAGAGAAGGCTGATAGAGATAGTGCTACTGTTACTGTAAGTAGAAACAAGCTACTTCAGCATGTCCAGAAGCAGCAGCAACCCAACATAGagaaaattg CTCCTCAATCTAGTTCTTTGCCTTTGCCAATGTCTATGACTGGCTGGCCTGGTGGGCTTCCTCACATGGG ATATATGGCACCTCTACAAGGAGTTGTTTCCATGGATGGAAGTGCCGTGTCTTCTGCAGCCTTACAG CCTCCACATTTGATTTTTAGCCAACCACGGCCAAAAAGGTGTGCAACACATTGCTACATTGCAAGGAATATTCATTGTCACCAGCAAATTATTAGGATGAATCCTTTCTGGCCACCAGCAGGGGCTCCTGCTTTACAGTATGGGGCTAAAGCGAGCAATATGAATGTGGTGCCCTCCACCGATTTGCATGCAGTTAGAGGTGGGAATTCTGTAGAGAAGGGGCAGGGTCTTGCCATCTTTCCAGGTCCCGCTGGGAAGGACAAGAATTCTCAAGCTGCTAACAGCGTAGACGCTGCACAGAGAAAGCAGATTTTGCTTCAGCAAGCCCTGCCCCCTGGTGCTCACAGTAATATTTTG CATGGACCCACTTTTATCTTCCCAATGAATCAACAACAAGCTGCtgctgcagcagcagcttctGTCCGACCAGGCAGTGTTAAGTCTTCTCCTGCTGCTGGCAGTGTAGCTTCCTCAAGTAGCTCAAGTTCTGCTTCAATAAGTGCCACGGCTGGTGCTACAGCAATGAGCTTCAACTACCCAAACTTCCCAGGCAATGAAACTCAATACTTGGCAATTTTGCAGAATGGTGCTTACCCGATTCCAATCCCTGCACATGTTGGGCCGCCCACAACAGCTTATAGAGGAACCCATCCTCAGGCTATGCCTTTGTTTAATGGATCATTTTATTCTTCTCGAATGGTTCATCCTTCACAGCttcagcaacagcaacagcaacagcaacagcaacagcaacagcaacagccaTCCACACAGACACAACAAAGCCAACAGGGTCATCAAAATCCAAGTATTTCTAGTGGTTCCTCGTCATCCCAGAAGCATTTGCAGAATCAGCAGCATAAACCACATGGGAGTGCAGGTAGTGGAAATTTGCAAGGTTTTCCTTGCCCTAAAAACCAGCCACCTCAGTCCCTGCCAAACCATCAGCGGCAGCTGATGCAAAATCAAAATGTTACTCACCAAGCCCGTCAACTTGAGAGTGAATTAGGTGGTGAAGACAGTCCATCAACTGCTGACAGTCGAGTTTCCCGTGCAAACATGAGTATTTATGGCCAGAATTTAATGCCAATACATCCCGCAAACTTTGCTTTGATGAATCCCCCACCAATGGGTAGTGCCCATAGCGCAAGTGGGAATACTGGTGAAAAGAAATCGCAGCAGCCACAAACACAGGTTTCAAAGGCTGGGGTTGAGCCTTTGGCATCTCAGACTTTTGCAATGTCATTTGCTCCCATCAACGGAACCACAGCTTCCCCAGGTCTTGATATTTCATCACTTGCACAGAATCATGCTCTTCTCCAAAGCCTCCCAGAGGCAGCAAGGCATGGCTATCATCACTTCATTGCTGCGGCCCAAGCAACACAGCAGAAGAATTACCGTGTTTCTGAAGAAGGGAAATGCGGAGGAAATGACACTTCAAATGTGGAAGAAGAGAGGAAGGCCATGGCAGGAGGAAAGACTCCATTATCTGCTGGGCAGTCAATTGTGTTCTCTCGGCCAGATTTAACAGACTCCCCTGTTTCAACAATGCCTGTCAACAATGTTGTTGATAGCTCAGCCAGAAATCTTAACCTTGGGTCCGCTCCTGCTCGGACCTCTGGCTCTTTTATGTCAGCTACTATTGGCACTGTAAATGCACCAAGCATGCAGCAGCAGATGCAGcggaatcatcatcatcagcagcagcagcagtggAATCAGCAAATCTTTCAGCTGCAGAAGCAGCAACAATTTGCAGCTGCAGCTGCAGCTTCCACTCGTAGTAAAACACCAGCAACTAGTAATGGAAGTGTTTATTCAGACcacatttcatcatcatcatctgcaGCCACCAAGTTCCCTAATGCACTTTCTGCATTTCCTCAAAATCTTGTTCAAAGCAGCAGTAGTCCAGCTCAATCTCCTCAGTGGAAAAGTTCCGCGAGGACCACAACCTCTCAAGTTCCTTCTTCGTCCCTAACCTCATCTTCATCGACCCTCAAAAACCTTCCTCAACAGCAAGGCCGAACCCAACAAAGTAACTCACACATATCTTTTGCAGCTAACCAAAAATCATCTGCTTCTCCTCAAGGGCAACCGAATCCCAGTAGTAACCAATCATCATCTCCTCCATTGGTGGTTGGTTCCCCCACAACATCAATTTCTAAGAGTGCAGGTGGAAGTCCAAGGACATCTACTTCCACAAGTAACAAAGGTGGCCAATCATCTCAGCAATCCAAGAACTCTGCCTCAGTGCCTGTGCAAAAATCATCTCCAGTTGGTGGAAGAAATATTCCATCAATCCTTGGTTATCCTCACAACTCTTCTTCATCTAACCCTGGTGCAAAGCCTCAACTGTcacatcagcagcagcagcagcagcagcacttAACAAAGCATGCACTGCAGCAGGCTCAGCTAATCTACTCTAATGCTGCTTTTATGCAAGCTCAAGCTCAAGCCCAACATGTGGCAAATTCAACAAATGTTGCATCAGCAACTAGTGGGTTTTATCTGCAAAGACACCGCAGTGAGCCGCAACCACAACCACATGGGGCACCAGCAACCTCTTCTACAGGGATGTTGTCTTTATGTCATCCAGTCACGCTTGCCAACACCAGCACAACTGATCCTGCAAAGGCAGTTGCTGCAGCTGCTAACAATATGAAAGGTGGTGGCTTACCTCCACAGGGTCTTATCCATGCTCAATTTGCTGCCGTCCAGCCCTCTGGAAAGCCACACCAGATCTTACCTGCTGGCTTCTCTTATGTCCATCCTGTTCCCACTGCAGTTCAGGTGAAAAAACCAGCAGAGCAGAAACAACCTGCTGGCGAATAG
- the LOC133704752 gene encoding protein TIME FOR COFFEE-like isoform X1 yields MDRNREARRVSLAASNGLSRRRHRSSSLRDSPEDDGPVELQETTRLRDRKKDRDRDRDRDRDREKDRERDRISGRSKRRRGERLMHGSNREDGERDDSSDEESVNDDEYEDDDDAVGVAGSSMRMLPPNPSSLSSSSMSNHHHRKSFPPPAKVFRAAPTTINTTAAVTPWKAPDEMIGVSVPRKARSASTKRSHECWVSSGGGVGSEQTHRQASTSPVRSSGPAMLASISASPAAPASPPSSSNASVKKKMKPNGPKQKPPKSSSKPNSSAQDEIEFEIAEVLYGLLRQPQAPSKQEIVGNDSTKFDSRENHNKSTSDAKSRVSSPISNSQSTVPQSSSIPQSNSSSSAAPMSAIAPKRKRPRPVKYEDEHPPNFPARNSSILSTAKIDIDQPAKIESSPNIEKNLGSAAENGGVSCDLLANQAAPATTEAQLQEVVKPENHPSSDSKPMTEESECRDLGEPKEEPKSPMKESTPGLRFDDGSESLTANKANVMASEIDSQREEKFQIDLMAPPSRSSPERDIETDFVAVDPKSMVTNGETEKKPMMVKEDEKALKTGKENMNVEPEEKKTKVTGEEVESQKPIVNEERNIDLQLDLEKADRDSATVTVSRNKLLQHVQKQQQPNIEKIAPQSSSLPLPMSMTGWPGGLPHMGYMAPLQGVVSMDGSAVSSAALQPPHLIFSQPRPKRCATHCYIARNIHCHQQIIRMNPFWPPAGAPALQYGAKASNMNVVPSTDLHAVRGGNSVEKGQGLAIFPGPAGKDKNSQAANSVDAAQRKQILLQQALPPGAHSNILHGPTFIFPMNQQQAAAAAAASVRPGSVKSSPAAGSVASSSSSSSASISATAGATAMSFNYPNFPGNETQYLAILQNGAYPIPIPAHVGPPTTAYRGTHPQAMPLFNGSFYSSRMVHPSQLQQQQQQQQQQQQQQQPSTQTQQSQQGHQNPSISSGSSSSQKHLQNQQHKPHGSAGSGNLQGFPCPKNQPPQSLPNHQRQLMQNQNVTHQARQLESELGGEDSPSTADSRVSRANMSIYGQNLMPIHPANFALMNPPPMGSAHSASGNTGEKKSQQPQTQVSKAGVEPLASQTFAMSFAPINGTTASPGLDISSLAQNHALLQSLPEAARHGYHHFIAAAQATQQKNYRVSEEGKCGGNDTSNVEEERKAMAGGKTPLSAGQSIVFSRPDLTDSPVSTMPVNNVVDSSARNLNLGSAPARTSGSFMSATIGTVNAPSMQQQMQRNHHHQQQQQWNQQIFQLQKQQQFAAAAAASTRSKTPATSNGSVYSDHISSSSSAATKFPNALSAFPQNLVQSSSSPAQSPQWKSSARTTTSQVPSSSLTSSSSTLKNLPQQQGRTQQSNSHISFAANQKSSASPQGQPNPSSNQSSSPPLVVGSPTTSISKSAGGSPRTSTSTSNKGGQSSQQSKNSASVPVQKSSPVGGRNIPSILGYPHNSSSSNPGAKPQLSHQQQQQQQHLTKHALQQAQLIYSNAAFMQAQAQAQHVANSTNVASATSGFYLQRHRSEPQPQPHGAPATSSTGMLSLCHPVTLANTSTTDPAKAVAAAANNMKGGGLPPQGLIHAQFAAVQPSGKPHQILPAGFSYVHPVPTAVQVKKPAEQKQPAGE; encoded by the exons ATGGATAGAAACAGAGAAGCAAGAAGAGTGAGTTTGGCGGCTAGTAATGGCTTGTCTAGAAGAAGACATAGAAGTAGCAGTCTAAGAGACTCTCCAG AAGATGATGGACCAGTGGAGTTGCAAGAAACAACGAGGCTACGAGATCGGAAAAAAGATCGAGATCGGGACAGAGATAGGGACCGAGACCGTGAAAAAGACCGAGAGAGAGACCGGATTAGCGGCAGGAGTAAAAGGCGGAGAGGGGAGAGATTGATGCACGGGAGTAACAGAGAAGATGGAGAGCGAGACGATAGCTCAGACGAAGAGAGCGTTAACGATGACGAATATGAAGATGACGATGACGCAGTTGGTGTTGCTGGGAGTTCCATGAGGATGCTGCCACCGAATCcttcttctttatcttcttcttctatgtCTAATCATCATCATCGGAAGAGCTTTCCGCCGCCGGCCAAAGTTTTTAGAGCCGCGCCGACGACGATAAATACCACGGCAGCAGTAACACCGTGGAAGGCTCCTGATGAAATGATTGGCGTGTCGGTGCCTAGAAAAGCTCGGTCAG CATCCACTAAGAGGTCACATGAATGTTGGGTTTCAAGTGGTGGCGGAGTTGGTAGCGAGCAAACTCACCGGCAAGCTTCGACATCTCCGGTAAGATCGAGTGGACCAGCTATGCTGGCTTCAATTTCAGCTTCTCCGGCTGCTCCCGCATCCCCTCCATCATCTTCTAATGCTTCAGTAAAAAAGAAGATG AAGCCAAATGGACCGAAACAGAAACCACCTAAATCTTCTTCGAAACCCAACTCTTCAGCACAAGATGAGATTGAGTTTGAGATTGCTGAGGTGTTGTATGGATTGTTGAGGCAACCACAAGCACCTTCAAAGCAAGAAATAGTGGGAAATGATTCGACAAAGTTTGATTCCAGAGAAAATCATAATAAGTCTACTAGTGATGCTAAATCCAGAGTTTCCTCGCCGATCTCTAACTCACAGTCAACTGTTCCTCAGTCATCTTCAATTCCTCAATCTAATTCTAGTTCCTCTGCTGCTCCTATGTCTGCAATTG CACCGAAGAGGAAGAGACCGCGACCAGTAAAGTATGAAGATGAGCATCCCCCAAATTTTCCTGCTCGCAATAGTTCCATTTTGTCAACGGCCAAGATTGACATTGATCAGCCTGCAAAAATTGAATCTTCTCCTAATATAGAGAAGAATTTGGGATCTGCAGCTGAAAATGGTGGAGTTTCATGTGATTTACTGGCCAATCAAGCTGCTCCGGCGACAACAGAGGCGCAGCTGCAGGAGGTTGTTAAGCCGGAGAATCATCCGTCATCGGATTCCAAGCCCATGACTGAAGAATCAGAATGTAGAGATTTGGGTGAACCTAAAGAAGAACCTAAGTCTCCTATGAAGGAATCCACTCCTGGCCTTAGATTTGATGATGGTTCCGAGAGTTTGACAGCAAATAAAGC GAATGTGATGGCCTCTGAGATTGATAGCCAGCGAGAAGAAAAGTTCCAGATCGATCTGATG GCTCCTCCATCAAGATCATCTCCAGAAAGGGACATTGAGACTGATTTTGTGGCTGTAGATCCTAAATCTATGGTCACAAATGGGGAAACG GAAAAGAAGCCTATGATGGTCAAAGAAGACGAGAAAGCATTAAAAACTGGGAAGGAAAATATGAATGTGGAACCTGAAGAGAAAAAGACAAAAGTTACAGGAGAAGAAGTTGAATCCCAGAAGCCTATTGTTAATGAAGAGAGGAATATTGATCTCCAGCTGGATTTAGAGAAGGCTGATAGAGATAGTGCTACTGTTACTGTAAGTAGAAACAAGCTACTTCAGCATGTCCAGAAGCAGCAGCAACCCAACATAGagaaaattg CTCCTCAATCTAGTTCTTTGCCTTTGCCAATGTCTATGACTGGCTGGCCTGGTGGGCTTCCTCACATGGG ATATATGGCACCTCTACAAGGAGTTGTTTCCATGGATGGAAGTGCCGTGTCTTCTGCAGCCTTACAG CCTCCACATTTGATTTTTAGCCAACCACGGCCAAAAAGGTGTGCAACACATTGCTACATTGCAAGGAATATTCATTGTCACCAGCAAATTATTAGGATGAATCCTTTCTGGCCACCAGCAGGGGCTCCTGCTTTACAGTATGGGGCTAAAGCGAGCAATATGAATGTGGTGCCCTCCACCGATTTGCATGCAGTTAGAGGTGGGAATTCTGTAGAGAAGGGGCAGGGTCTTGCCATCTTTCCAGGTCCCGCTGGGAAGGACAAGAATTCTCAAGCTGCTAACAGCGTAGACGCTGCACAGAGAAAGCAGATTTTGCTTCAGCAAGCCCTGCCCCCTGGTGCTCACAGTAATATTTTG CATGGACCCACTTTTATCTTCCCAATGAATCAACAACAAGCTGCtgctgcagcagcagcttctGTCCGACCAGGCAGTGTTAAGTCTTCTCCTGCTGCTGGCAGTGTAGCTTCCTCAAGTAGCTCAAGTTCTGCTTCAATAAGTGCCACGGCTGGTGCTACAGCAATGAGCTTCAACTACCCAAACTTCCCAGGCAATGAAACTCAATACTTGGCAATTTTGCAGAATGGTGCTTACCCGATTCCAATCCCTGCACATGTTGGGCCGCCCACAACAGCTTATAGAGGAACCCATCCTCAGGCTATGCCTTTGTTTAATGGATCATTTTATTCTTCTCGAATGGTTCATCCTTCACAGCttcagcaacagcaacagcaacagcaacagcaacagcaacagcaacagccaTCCACACAGACACAACAAAGCCAACAGGGTCATCAAAATCCAAGTATTTCTAGTGGTTCCTCGTCATCCCAGAAGCATTTGCAGAATCAGCAGCATAAACCACATGGGAGTGCAGGTAGTGGAAATTTGCAAGGTTTTCCTTGCCCTAAAAACCAGCCACCTCAGTCCCTGCCAAACCATCAGCGGCAGCTGATGCAAAATCAAAATGTTACTCACCAAGCCCGTCAACTTGAGAGTGAATTAGGTGGTGAAGACAGTCCATCAACTGCTGACAGTCGAGTTTCCCGTGCAAACATGAGTATTTATGGCCAGAATTTAATGCCAATACATCCCGCAAACTTTGCTTTGATGAATCCCCCACCAATGGGTAGTGCCCATAGCGCAAGTGGGAATACTGGTGAAAAGAAATCGCAGCAGCCACAAACACAGGTTTCAAAGGCTGGGGTTGAGCCTTTGGCATCTCAGACTTTTGCAATGTCATTTGCTCCCATCAACGGAACCACAGCTTCCCCAGGTCTTGATATTTCATCACTTGCACAGAATCATGCTCTTCTCCAAAGCCTCCCAGAGGCAGCAAGGCATGGCTATCATCACTTCATTGCTGCGGCCCAAGCAACACAGCAGAAGAATTACCGTGTTTCTGAAGAAGGGAAATGCGGAGGAAATGACACTTCAAATGTGGAAGAAGAGAGGAAGGCCATGGCAGGAGGAAAGACTCCATTATCTGCTGGGCAGTCAATTGTGTTCTCTCGGCCAGATTTAACAGACTCCCCTGTTTCAACAATGCCTGTCAACAATGTTGTTGATAGCTCAGCCAGAAATCTTAACCTTGGGTCCGCTCCTGCTCGGACCTCTGGCTCTTTTATGTCAGCTACTATTGGCACTGTAAATGCACCAAGCATGCAGCAGCAGATGCAGcggaatcatcatcatcagcagcagcagcagtggAATCAGCAAATCTTTCAGCTGCAGAAGCAGCAACAATTTGCAGCTGCAGCTGCAGCTTCCACTCGTAGTAAAACACCAGCAACTAGTAATGGAAGTGTTTATTCAGACcacatttcatcatcatcatctgcaGCCACCAAGTTCCCTAATGCACTTTCTGCATTTCCTCAAAATCTTGTTCAAAGCAGCAGTAGTCCAGCTCAATCTCCTCAGTGGAAAAGTTCCGCGAGGACCACAACCTCTCAAGTTCCTTCTTCGTCCCTAACCTCATCTTCATCGACCCTCAAAAACCTTCCTCAACAGCAAGGCCGAACCCAACAAAGTAACTCACACATATCTTTTGCAGCTAACCAAAAATCATCTGCTTCTCCTCAAGGGCAACCGAATCCCAGTAGTAACCAATCATCATCTCCTCCATTGGTGGTTGGTTCCCCCACAACATCAATTTCTAAGAGTGCAGGTGGAAGTCCAAGGACATCTACTTCCACAAGTAACAAAGGTGGCCAATCATCTCAGCAATCCAAGAACTCTGCCTCAGTGCCTGTGCAAAAATCATCTCCAGTTGGTGGAAGAAATATTCCATCAATCCTTGGTTATCCTCACAACTCTTCTTCATCTAACCCTGGTGCAAAGCCTCAACTGTcacatcagcagcagcagcagcagcagcacttAACAAAGCATGCACTGCAGCAGGCTCAGCTAATCTACTCTAATGCTGCTTTTATGCAAGCTCAAGCTCAAGCCCAACATGTGGCAAATTCAACAAATGTTGCATCAGCAACTAGTGGGTTTTATCTGCAAAGACACCGCAGTGAGCCGCAACCACAACCACATGGGGCACCAGCAACCTCTTCTACAGGGATGTTGTCTTTATGTCATCCAGTCACGCTTGCCAACACCAGCACAACTGATCCTGCAAAGGCAGTTGCTGCAGCTGCTAACAATATGAAAGGTGGTGGCTTACCTCCACAGGGTCTTATCCATGCTCAATTTGCTGCCGTCCAGCCCTCTGGAAAGCCACACCAGATCTTACCTGCTGGCTTCTCTTATGTCCATCCTGTTCCCACTGCAGTTCAGGTGAAAAAACCAGCAGAGCAGAAACAACCTGCTGGCGAATAG
- the LOC133705694 gene encoding sugar transport protein 13-like, with protein sequence MPAGGFATATAGGVKFEAKITPIVILSCIMAATGGLMFGYDVGVSGGVTSMPDFLEKFFPEVYGKTQDPHLNSNYCKYDNQNLQLFTSSLYLAGLIATFFASWTTRRLGRKPTMLIAGFFFILGVVLNAAAQDLAMLIIGRIFLGCGVGFANQAVPLFLSEIAPTRIRGGLNILFQLNVTVGILFANLVNYGTAKIKGGWGWRLSLGLAGIPAVLLTGGALLVLETPNSLIERGRLDEGKSVLRKIRGTDNIEPEFLELVEASRMAKEVKHPFRNLLKRRNWPQLSITIALQIFQQFTGINAIMFYAPVLFDTVGFGSDAALYSAVIIGAVNVLSTCVSIYSVDKVGRRMLLLEAGVQMFFSQVVIAIILGVKVTDDSNDLHRGYGILVVVMVCTFVSAFAWSWGPLGWLIPSETFPLETRSAGQSVTVCVNLIFTFVMAQAFLSMLCTLKFGIFLFFSGWVFIMSIFVVFLLPETKNIPIEEMTDTVWKKHWFWKRFIDDNEEVPATGTKGDPLTEKWAH encoded by the exons atGCCTGCCGGAGGATTTGCGACGGCGACGGCCGGGGGAGTGAAGTTTGAGGCCAAGATAACGCCGATTGTCATCCTTTCTTGCATAATGGCTGCTACTGGTGGTCTCATGTTTGGCTATGACGTTGGTGTTTCAG GTGGTGTTACATCAATGCCTGATTTCTTGGAAAAGTTCTTCCCAGAAGTTTATGGGAAAACCCAGGATCCCCATCTCAATAGCAATTATTGCAAGTACGATAATCAGAACTTGCAATTGTTCACATCATCACTCTACTTGGCTGGCTTGATAGCAACTTTCTTTGCATCTTGGACTACTAGAAGGCTAGGCAGGAAGCCAACCATGTTGATTGCTGGCTTTTTCTTTATACTTGGTGTGGTGCTAAATGCTGCTGCTCAAGACCTTGCCATGCTCATTATTGGAAGGATTTTTCTTGGCTGTGGAGTTGGTTTTGCTAACCAG GCTGTGCCCCTATTTTTATCTGAGATAGCACCCACAAGAATTCGTGGAGGATTAAACATACTTTTCCAGCTCAACGTGACCGTTGGCATTCTCTTTGCCAACCTTGTCAATTATGGGACTGCAAA AATTAAAGGAGGATGGGGTTGGAGACTCTCACTGGGCCTGGCTGGTATTCCGGCAGTTCTTTTAACCGGAGGGGCTCTCCTGGTGTTAGAAACCCCTAACAGCCTCATTGAGCGTGGTCGGCTAGATGAAGGAAAATCTGTACTTAGAAAGATTCGTGGTACAGATAATATTGAACCAGAGTTCTTGGAGCTCGTTGAAGCAAGCCGAATGGCAAAAGAAGTAAAGCATCCTTTCAGAAATCTCCTCAAGAGGAGGAATTGGCCCCAACTATCTATAACAATAGCTTTGCAG ATCTTCCAGCAATTCACAGGAATTAATGCAATCATGTTTTATGCACCGGTCCTATTTGACACAGTGGGATTTGGCAGTGATGCTGCCCTTTATTCAGCTGTTATAATTGGGGCTGTCAACGTTCTTTCCACCTGTGTATCCATCTACTCAGTGGACAAAGTTGGTCGCAGGATGCTTCTACTGGAAGCTGGTGTCCAAATGTTCTTCTCTCAAGTGGTAATAGCAATAATACTGGGAGTTAAGGTTACAGACGACTCTAATGACCTTCATCGTGGTTATGGAATTCTAGTAGTAGTTATGGTGTGCACATTTGTTTCAGCCTTTGCATGGTCTTGGGGACCTCTTGGATGGCTAATCCCCAGCGAAACTTTTCCATTGGAGACACGATCAGCTGGTCAAAGCGTCACTGTATGTGTCAACTTGATCTTCACTTTTGTTATGGCACAGGCCTTTCTCTCCATGCTCTGTACTTTGAAGTTCGgcatcttcttgttcttctctgGCTGGGTGTTTATCATGTCAATATTTGTGGTATTTCTACTGCCGGAGACAAAGAACATACCTATTGAAGAGATGACGGACACGGTGTGGAAGAAACATTGGTTCTGGAAGAGATTTATAGACGACAACGAGGAGGTACCAGCAACTGGAACTAAAGGTGACCCACTCACTGAAAAATGGGCACACTAA